In Scatophagus argus isolate fScaArg1 chromosome 18, fScaArg1.pri, whole genome shotgun sequence, the DNA window ATGCTATTTACATCAGAGAACGTCGTCAGTAGTATTTCCACATTATTGCTCTGCTTTCAGTTCTTTCTTTCACCATTCATATTTTGGCATTGTCTTATTTAGATAATTTATTGATTACAACACACATCTATAATATTGATGTTgggtctgtgtctgtttttgtttttttcagcagaagcatcttttttgtttcttattcaCATTTTCTCCCATAGCGCTGGCAGTTTGCTTACTGTGATGACAACTCTGTACTGACTGAGCACAGAGCAGTTTATGCCAACACCATACCATATAGATTTTGGTTTTGCTTATATTTCCAGAAAACAAAAGTGGTTGGTGGTCAGTTATACACTGCCTGCTTGTGCATCATTCAGGCCAAGGGCGTTGtttccaaaaaataattttgtattattataaaATAAGCTTTTGCTTAATACAGTAAACTAATTCAGATTATAATTTGTTTCAAATTGCTTTATTTGAATTATTCTGAAGCAGTTGTGCTATTGTCAAGTAGCTACACTGAATGGATCTTTTGAGGAGCGTACAGAGATGTCATTTGTTTCCATGCAATGTTTAGGGGGCCTGAAATCATCAGAGAGATGTCTGCCTGGCAAGGAATACGCAAGTCTCATTTTACGTTAACAAATGACCTACGCAGAAGACATTTCTAACTTGGCGGTCTCCAAGTATTGCTCATCAGCTCTTTGCTCCAGCTTCCCTCCTCATGGCCCATGAGTAAAAATAAGAGAGTTGTACTGGGGTCAGGGGAAAGGAGTGAGATTATCCCCGTCATCAACATTGTGATTAAGGCCTATGCACTTGATTAGTCATAGTTAAGAAATGACCCTTATCCTCCTGACTGCAGTCTAGCTGTGATATCATCTGGAGACCGTACGAGTAATGCAAGTGAAGGACAAAATAATCaatagaaagagacagagatacagAATTCGATAAGTCTGGTGCCGCAGGTCAGTGTTACATGAACAGAACAAATGGAAACCTGATCCCACACCAAAAGCTTGCTCAACCTGTACGGAATAGAATTACTGATGGTTGTGATTCATAATGAGTCTTAATCTTATTATTTCCATCTTCCTGTCAACAGCCTCCTCTTGAGATTCACAGATGACACATTTGACCCAGACCAAGCTGCAACAATAGGTGAGTAGCACATCTGAACAGAGTTAACAAAAGACTAAAGTAAAGGTAGGGTTCTGTGCATCGCAGTAGGACTGGGTGTTAAAAATGATCTCGATAGCAGGTCAGATAAAAATTTATGCTGATAACGATAGAAGCCTTGGAAATCTTTCCTGGTATGCTGCCtctctgtgttgttgtctgCCACCTGCCTCAGGGCAGACTGGGAGAGTTACAATCTTACACAGTAGACAGTAGACAGCAGCTTAGAGAAGAGCGTACAGTGGAGATAATGAAACGGACTTTGGGATGTGTTTTGCTGGAGTTGACAGATGAAGAAGCTCATTATCCGTAAGTGCAACGAAAAGAAGACAGTATGATCAGTTTATCAAACAGCTGTTGAACAAGCAGAACACAGAAAGGTCTTCAGCCTCTGTGCACACACTAACTCCcatactttgtttgttttacaaagttCGTTACGTTAAAGTGTTGTAGGTGAACTATTATCGTCCACAGCTCGGGAAACTGTCGGTGAAAAGGGTAACACGACATCAATAGTATTGCGGTGGTTTGGATTTTAAGGATGTTCTgcacaaaaatgttgaaaaaatgaaatgaaacaaattttgTCCAGCACCTGAAAAAGTACCATCTGATGTTTAAATAATGAATCACCTGGTCTCCTCAGGATTCAAActggcaataaaaaaatatataaataaatttaagaaaatatatacacacgcatatatatgtgtgtgtataataatAGAAACATAGTTAGGCACATTGTAAATTTTGCACGCAGTATTACAGTAACTCATCTCTTCATAGACGCCAATGGTCAGACCACACACCAAATGCTAATGTCATTAATTGCCACAGAAAGCTAATAAGGTCTGTCAGAATATTTGTGCTGTCCAGTACATTGTGTGGAGTTGGAGATTTTATGAACTATTAAACAACTGCTGTAGACAACAATGGTTACCGCGTTGAGTGAAGTGGACATAAACTGTTCTTCATGCAGCTTTCTAGTCTGTGGGCCCTGCTGAGGCTTCTGGCAGATACTGCACATTGTACTGAAAAGCAATCCACAAAACAGAAGAGCCCTTTTGTGTCGGTTGCACACCCAGTATTTgttgaaaataatttaacacaGAAATTAGAAGTTCTTTTTATACTGGAATCAAAATCTAGTTCAGGTCTCTGTACAGAAATCTGGCCTGTTGGGAGGTCTGTCGGATGAGCATTTGGCAAGCTGGAAGTTAAAGTTACCACGATACCACACACCGTCGCAGCCACAAagctgtttgatttatttcaaactTAATGAGAAGTTTGAAAGAAAATCTTGCAGGCGACCAGGCTATCCATCTTATCTGGTGAGGTGGTCAACTTAGTGGTACATTGTTTTTTACAAGTGGTGGTTTTTCCAAACTCTGGTGGATCTGTAAATGAgcttagcttttttttttttgatcgtGTAAATCATCAAGGACGCACCTGGTATATGTTCAGATGGCTTTGAGGCTGAACAGCCGACAACTAAGATTTATAATCTTATTGATGAGTTTGAATGTAGATGTGCTTTTGACCCTAAATAATGTTAATTTGTGAATGCTGTCTTTgttaaaacaactgaaagatAGATTCCaggagagcttttttttttccaaggtcAGGGTTTGGATCAGTTCTGCTTTACTTGGCCAGCCAGCACTCTTTGCCTAACAGATGTCTTTATTTGAGTTAAGCTTCCCTCACTGACTCGAGTTCCCTCAGACAAAAATCACTTTTAATCCGCTATCACTTGGTCTGAATTCTTGCTCATCCTCAAGCCCTTCATATGAAGTGTTTCTTCCTTTGCACAATACCTTTCTCAGCACGTCGTTACATCCTGCCGCAACTCTTCGTTTGAGAAACTTATCACTGAGTGACTTTCTGTGGACGGTCATGtaaaaaggtgaaaaggagGCAACACAGGGTAATGTTGACTCTCCATGTTGACTACTGACAGCaactcttatttttttttcttttttaatgtagtAGGGTGTGTTTTGATGGTCTGTCCTCAGTGTATTTATATCATACAATGAACGTCTGTTTTGAGCTCCACAATAAATGGCTTGGTCTGCAGACTTCTCCAAAGTCAGCCCAGCCTTGACTTCCAGCGGTAGTGGCATCTTGTTGTGTTGTAATATAACAAACAGATGCTTTACTGTATGCTCTCTGGGAAAGGCCTGTCTGACTTTGTCATAAGCAGAAGAGACTGGTCCAGGTTCAGGGAAATGTTTAGTGTAAACGGCTCCTCACATGCATCTGGCGGCAGTATGTGAGCAACCATGCTGGACGGGAGGAAGAGCTAGTTGTTGTGATTGACTGTGTGAAGAGGCTGTATATTTGCGTGTGAGGCGCACATATCGTGTGTCGTATATCTTCGGCCTATCTCCGTGTCGGCTTGGATACCTCTCCAGTCACAGATGTAAAAACAAGCCCATTGCGAATGTCCATTTCCCTGGTAAATCTGTCAGTGGATGCTTAAACTCAGGCAGATACGTCATCCAGACACTGCACAAAGGCAATATAGGAGATTTACTTGTTGAGCCAAAGGGGAAGCAAATTGttattttcatgtaaaatgtCTGCTCCTTAGGGAACTGGCAGGATTTGTAGGGGTGAATCATGACCCTCTGAGCCATTTCACAGGTGGATTTgtattacttatttttttaaatgcagaccTGTACTGGTTTCATTTCAGGACATTAAACCACAACATCCCTGTGTGGTGCATATGAGTGGGCTGTCACACCATAATTTATATACAGGACATGAGATGGGCGTAATGCCAGTCTGAGAAGCTGGGGCTAGCAAAAGTTCAGacattgtgtggtgtgtatgtttTTACAATTCATCAGTGATAATTATAGTCTGTCAACATGATATGATATTCTTGGCAGTGACTGGCCAGACCTGTAAGTGGTATTGGTAGTGAAGCAGAATGAGGTAATCATGACAGCTTGAGTGATGGACTGGCTTTTCAATGTCTAGGTGTTGACTTCAAGGTGAAGACCATTACTGTGGACGGCAACAAGGCAAAGCTGGCAATATGGGTAAGTGACGGGTTTGTTCACTGTCATCAGTAACACTCATTAAACAAATAGATGGCTCCTGTCCCTCAGTCATTAGAGAGATTATCTACCAAAGACCTCCCAGACTCCAGTCTGTCAGTTCTGTCATGTGGCCAGAAGATGGCGCTTGTGTGACACAGAGGAGTCGGTCTTGTTGTTTATATCTGTCTGCCTTGgttttgcttctgtttgagCCACCAGTTTTTTCCTGCAAATGTGTCCAGTAGTACTGActggttgttgttttgcaggACACTGCAGGACAGGAGCGCTTCCGCACACTGACGCCCAGTTACTACCGCGGTGCCCAGGGAGTCATCCTGGGTAAGCAGAACTGTTGCTACCGTTgtgaacacgtgtgtgtgtgtgtgtgtgcgcgtgggCATGTGTCCTTTTCACTTCAGAGTCTGGCCCATGTTGTAAAGAAAGTGATGGCTTTTCACTCTGTGGCCCACACATGCGCACACTCTTAACCTCTCTCAAAAACTTAGTCCAACTCCTCGTACAGACATGCATGTCcattatgtacacacacacacacacacacacaggaactaGGTTAAACCTCTTAAACAGACTTCCTCCGCAGCTTATGGGTTCTGGACACTAATGATGTATAGAAACACAAGGTGTCTTGCTTTAGCAGTGGGATTATGACAGCTCCCCATGTGACACTATCAGAGTACTTCACTCCTGTTGGTTTTATTAACCAGTTGATACCGTATTAAGttaattatttatattgttttagtttggaatattattttctcatttgtatTGCAAAGTTGGAAGTATCTCAGGATTATGTGGAGTAAAGTTTTCTTAGCTCTGTGCTTTGCATTTCAAAAGCAATCAAATGTGTTTAAGGCCAGTGAGGTTTAATCACTCCTGGAAGTATTGTTTAGTGCTAATGTAGTCTTTCTGTTAGGtcacataaatattttatcaaTGCAAGACCGTTCCTTGGTaacataattaaataatattagAATTATTCCCATGTTGCAAAATTGCCCTACTTCAACCCTAAagcaccttgtgtgtgtgtgtgtgtgcactatcATTCTTACAATGTGTTGTTCATTTGGTTTGGCACAGTGTATGATGTCACACGACGGGAAACCTTCACCAAGCTTGACAACTGGCTCAACGAGCTCGAGACGTACTGTACAAGGAACGACCTTGTGAAAATGCTTGTGGGAAATAAAATCGATAgggtgagtgtgtttgtgttccttcACTGGTTAACAAGGTTGTTTGATCAGAGAGGAGCAGCACATTATGAATTAATGCAAACGGCTTGTCGCACACAGTGTTGGCAATCCTGAGCTGTgaccaaacaaaagcataatTTTTAATAGACTTCATGAtcactttttcatttgaattggTTTGCTCTGTCTAGAGATGCAAAAACAGGAATAGAGAGAAACTTTGTGTAAACATATACCCAgaactggaaaataaattgtccaaaatgagcatcttaaaaaaaaatcatcttacAGCCAGTTGATAAATTACACAAATAACCGACAGCGGCAGACGTGCTTTCATATTTTTGGCAGCTGGGCCAGGATACCAGATTCAGTCAGTGGGGATAAAAATGCCCACTAAGTACAGCATTATGAAGTTATTGTGTCCTGTTCTTCATCTGTGAAAatcacttttcctctctgccctGGGACGACCACAGTAGCTGACAGCTCCGCCCGGCAGACCTCAAATAAGCCATTacctctcttttgttttaggaAAACCACGAGCTAGACAGGGCAGAAGGGCTGAAGTTTGCAAGAAAACATTCCATGCTTTTTATAGGTAAGTCAGGAGGATTCCCTCCTCTACGAAGACCTGCTGGGCATGAGTTACAGCAGACTATTGCACAGGGGAAACAGCTTTTGAAATATCTTTCATACTTGCTGAGGAATGCCTGCATAGTTCTATATATAAACCAGGCTTCATGTATCATCATCCATGTGCTCTCGTTTTCCCCTGCacttatttttcatatttgtcagTAATGGATTACTTGGCTTAAATGAAATGACTCCAAGTTAAATACTGAGTTTTAATCTTCATCAcgtactgaaaaaaaaaaaagaattaaaatggtttgttgaaatggaaaaattaattttttaaatctttccaAGCTTTCCAAGACATTTCCTAACATTAATTCTGATTAGGTTTTTTTGACTAAGATTTATGTCTTTAATTTACAGTTGTGACTATTCTAATGTTACTGGTTATTATCATGCTGTGAAGCACATGTTGACTATATATCCTGATCAACTCCTAACATTCACCGTGTCTGGGTTGGACAGTTATTTGTTGAGATGTCTTCTACCAGTCTGGAATCCCAGTGGATAACATCAAAATGCACACATTAACAGTTTCTCCCCTTtccgtcttcctcctcttttattCCACCTctttggtttttcattttgctctttttttcttttttttcccctcactccttttatctgtttctcctctgtatCTGTCCCCGTCTCCTTCCTTGATTTTCCCCTCTGCGCTCTGCTTCACTGTGCTCTTCCAGAGGCGAGCGCTAAGACCAGGGACGGTGTTCAG includes these proteins:
- the rab18a gene encoding ras-related protein Rab-18a; this encodes MEEDILTTLKILIIGESGVGKSSLLLRFTDDTFDPDQAATIGVDFKVKTITVDGNKAKLAIWDTAGQERFRTLTPSYYRGAQGVILVYDVTRRETFTKLDNWLNELETYCTRNDLVKMLVGNKIDRENHELDRAEGLKFARKHSMLFIEASAKTRDGVQCAFEELVEKIIQTPGLWQSENHGRGVQLTDEDAGGGTCGGYCSLV